The SAR324 cluster bacterium genome contains the following window.
TGCCCGTGTGATTGAAAACGGCCACATTTCTCCCTTGGAAGCCTACCTGTAATAGTCTGAAAAGAGGGGGTAATTCCATGCCCCCCTTTCTTTCCTATGAAAGAACTTTTTCCTGTCAGGGTTGATCACATTTTCGATCGAAATATGCTCAATCCCTCTGTCGATCCATGTATCAGAAGGTCTATCGGGTTTGCTGATTTGTGAGGAGGAATCTTGATTTTTGGAATTCCATTATTGGTCTTTTTGGTTGGGATCATTTTCTTGATCCAGTGGATTGCTTTCATTCCGGCTTTTATCTTTCAAACGGAAAAGTTCTTCGATTTAATCGGCAGCATGACTTATGTTTTGATAATGAGTCTTGCCGTATTTCTAAGCGCTGAGATGGATGGCCGATCCATGCTCCTGCTTGTTCTGGTCATGATCTGGGCCATACGCTTAGGACTATTTCTGTTCAGTCGCATCCAAAAAACTGGAAAAGATTCTCGTTTTGACAAAATAAAGCCATTCTTTCTGCCATTCCTGCTCACATGGACGATCCAGGGACTATGGGTAACCTTCACTTTGGCGGCCGCACTTTCCGCAATCACGACCACCCACCGCAAGGACATGGGCTTTCCAGCCCTGATTGGTTTAATCCTCTGGATTTCCGGATTTTTTTTTGAAGTGGTGGCAGACCACCAGAAACGCGCTTTCAGGGCAAATCCTGACAACCAAGGTAAATTCATTGACTCTGGCTTATGGGCACTGTCTCGTCACCCCAATTACTTCGGTGAGATTGTTCTCTGGATTGGAATTGCCGTGATTGCAATCCCCGTGTTGCAGGGCTGGCTGT
Protein-coding sequences here:
- a CDS encoding DUF1295 domain-containing protein, giving the protein MLIFGIPLLVFLVGIIFLIQWIAFIPAFIFQTEKFFDLIGSMTYVLIMSLAVFLSAEMDGRSMLLLVLVMIWAIRLGLFLFSRIQKTGKDSRFDKIKPFFLPFLLTWTIQGLWVTFTLAAALSAITTTHRKDMGFPALIGLILWISGFFFEVVADHQKRAFRANPDNQGKFIDSGLWALSRHPNYFGEIVLWIGIAVIAIPVLQGWLWLSLISPVFVIILLTRISGIPLLEKAADKQWLEQEAYQAYKERTPLLIPKLWIHQ